CGTGGCTGAGCCCAGTTTATTTTCTATCCTGGTGCCCTTCTCACCATGACACTTGATATTAAAAGCACAGCTGTTGTCGTTGTACCCCCACGTTGTAGGCACACTCTCCTTCTGCTCTCTACTCTCCTTGGAATAGCGCTTCCGACAGCTGACAGCGGGAGCCATCAAGCAGCTGAGAGCAGCTGAGTGCTTCAAGAGTCCTGCCAACCATTTCTCCCCAGTGATCGTGAGCTGCTCAATCCCAGAACTGCTACAGAACatgtttttcttcccatcaagatCCCAGAGACTATGAGACAAAATTCCTGAGTTGCAGAATCCAGTCTCAATGAAAAAGCTGGCGATGTAATTGTATTTCCTTGCCACCTCTTTGACACCTGTTCTGAGGGTAAATGCGTTATCAGCTGAACTGATGCCAAATTCCGGCAGAAAACAGATTTCCATCTGGCCCGGTCTGGTAGAGGAGGAAAAGCTCTCAACATTGGCTCCAGTGTGATACAAACCATCAACAAGTTCCTGAATGAAGGGCTGGTCGTGATTATTCAGCAGTGTGGAAGCAGGAAGAGATATGGTCTTGGAATTGATAATTTCAGGCACaccaaaaatgcaaaaatcataGATGAAGGCAGAGAACAGGGAAAAGCCAAAGTCCTGCAGCTGGCTCAGCTGCCTCTTTGCAATATGCCTTGGAGAGGTCAGCAGAGGCTCGCCAGTCACAGTGAATGTGTCACATATCACCCTTGCCGTTCTCTCTGCCCATGGCAAAACTCTAAAGGTCGATAACTCTGGCATCAGGACTATGTCACTGTTAAAACATGTTGCTCTTATGTGATCTACTTCATTGTCCTTAGGACTTGGTATCAATTCAAGATAACCTCGTGGCATGTAAACACCATGGATCACTTTTTCCTAAAGAAGTTAAAGAATAGAGCAATCagattttgaaatgtgaaaacaaagagatggaggaggttgactggataaagaagttgtagcaaatttatacaatggaatactattcagtcataaaaaatgacaacataatgccatttgcagcaacatggatgtccccagagaatgtcattctaagtgaaggaagccggaaagagaaagaaaaataccatatgagatcactcaaatgtggaatctaaaaaaaaaaaaaaaaaaaagaagaagacaaatgaacttaaatacaaaacagatacagactcacaggcatagaatacagacttgtagtgaccagggggagggaagagggaagggacagactgggagtttgagatttatagatactgacaggtatatatagaatagataaagaagtttatactgtatagctcagggaaatatattcaagatcttgtagtagctcacagtaaaaaagaatatgaaaatgaacatatgtatacttatgtatgactgaaaaattgtgctgtacaccagaaattgacataacattgtaaactgattataactgaattaaaaataaataaattttaaaaaatgtttttaaatagagGAGGGGGAGCAGTAGGAGAGCCTTCCTAATgagaaaaagatgtttaacatctgTTGGTTAACACTAGCTTAATATcagataaattttaaatcatttaaaataaagccCCTGAAGGTAATTTACAAACACATCTTAATAGTCAGCCTTGAAGGCTTTATGTGCTCATAGATTTGAAAACAGCAGTCATAAATAAAAggtataatgataaagaaaatgtcttcATAGCTAATAACAAAGGTAAAGTGTCATGGAATTACTTGAAATGTCATAAccaaaaagactttttaaagcacttttatcATACAACATAGTTGCTAATACTCAAGGCTTTATTTTGGCTTATTCCATTGTAATCCCCATTGTTAACTGACTCTTCAAAGTCTACGGTCAAGAATGCTCGTTCCTTCTCAGAGAGCTGGCTGTGGTCACATGTAGGACACACAGGGCAGAGGAGCGGGGTCTTCTGACCACAGCCCTTCCCTCTTTATTCACCTTTACCGCCCACTAAAGAAACACAACCTCACAGACTCGCAGAGTCCCAGAAACCTTGCCCATGCATGTGGACCTGTATCTCCAAAATTATAGTTTCCAAAATGTTACAGCCTTCGAGTCAGCATGACCCGGGTGTCTCCAAACCTAACTTTCAGCCCAAGCTCTTGTATTAATTGCCTGTGTGAAGTTGGGCAGGTCACTGAACTATCGGCCTCAGCTTCCACACCTGTGAAATAAAAGTGCTGGACTAGGTGGCTGCTGGGACACTTTCCAGCCATATACCTCTCGGGGCCAATGGATTTggttttttatttaacttttgctATGTACCAGACAGCAAGAAATTAATAAGGTTATACATTTGaacagataaatttaaaaatttctagaaattgTGTAATAAGAACATTAATAAGCTTTCATGTGTTGAAGTTTACATTAATGGGTGGAGAAAAAGCTGACTACAAAGTTTGGTTCCCATGATGTCAGGGACATCATAAGGTTAATAAAACACTAGCATTCTACAAGCCAAATTGGCTTGGGTACCAAGGAGGGGCTGGTGCTAGCAGAAGCAATCTACTGACCCACTCTTTTGCATTTGGCAGTGAACCACTACACTTCACTTCCCACCATCTCTATACATTTCAAATGCCATATTACCTGCCTGATCCAAGTCTGCTTTTGCCAGTAACTAAGTTGCACAAGTAAAGCACTATTCAGTGCCTACTCAATTTTTCAACTCACTCAAGGACCTGTATATATAAACTTTGtgtcctttgtgtgtgtgtatatgcaggCAGATCTAAAGAATTTTTTCAGTAACAAAtttgtcttttgaaattttttaaaaagcattttgaagaTGCCCAGTTTTTCCCAATGTAAAGC
This portion of the Camelus ferus isolate YT-003-E chromosome 8, BCGSAC_Cfer_1.0, whole genome shotgun sequence genome encodes:
- the LGSN gene encoding lengsin, with amino-acid sequence MSKLKRTRKKVTKLHAFSTEIGEMDTSDSKGKIRNQMVCHKLGDTSKLVMEPGSAESLLPQDDKDSKDPTILIKPLPLATSVCAPDGEFHSNSSSPDDSNDSTQMPTAPQLSSRMKHIKQEMAKNHLQFVRFEATDLHGVSRSKSIPAHFFQEKVIHGVYMPRGYLELIPSPKDNEVDHIRATCFNSDIVLMPELSTFRVLPWAERTARVICDTFTVTGEPLLTSPRHIAKRQLSQLQDFGFSLFSAFIYDFCIFGVPEIINSKTISLPASTLLNNHDQPFIQELVDGLYHTGANVESFSSSTRPGQMEICFLPEFGISSADNAFTLRTGVKEVARKYNYIASFFIETGFCNSGILSHSLWDLDGKKNMFCSSSGIEQLTITGEKWLAGLLKHSAALSCLMAPAVSCRKRYSKESREQKESVPTTWGYNDNSCAFNIKCHGEKGTRIENKLGSATANPYLVLAATVAAGLDGLQSTDGVFAGPEDSTDLHQPKPSEIPLKLEDALMALEEDQCLRQALGETFIRYFVAMKKYELENEETDAERNKFLEYFI